From Nitrosopumilus zosterae, the proteins below share one genomic window:
- the thiL gene encoding thiamine-phosphate kinase: MIKLDESSIIKIFQKGLGNNEFVSEDVEIFNLGKIKIISKTDTLVESTDIPPKMKLTDAARKSIIACVSDFAAKGIKPEYGIISVNLPKKISRSKILDIVKGFKKASSEYGIKILGGDTNAGKEIVFNVTLFGNSKNIVTRKGSKKGDLIFVTGPFGYTSVGLDLLLGKRKESGKFAVKSIKSMINPKPKLKFGLKNKKYFSSSMDSSDGLSTTLNEMSKQSKKKFLINNIPAGNDLENYAKSHKLDLNSLVFHGGEEYEFVFTVSPKYKQIIIKNARSLKTPIIQIGQVTSGKGVFVKAEKDYVTLKDLGWKHF; this comes from the coding sequence ATGATAAAGTTAGATGAATCTTCAATAATCAAAATTTTTCAAAAGGGATTAGGAAACAATGAATTTGTTTCTGAAGATGTAGAAATATTCAATTTAGGAAAAATCAAAATCATATCTAAGACAGACACATTAGTAGAAAGTACAGATATCCCACCTAAAATGAAATTAACAGATGCTGCAAGGAAAAGCATAATTGCATGTGTAAGTGATTTTGCAGCTAAAGGAATAAAACCAGAATATGGAATAATCTCAGTAAATTTACCAAAAAAGATTTCTCGTTCAAAAATTTTAGACATTGTAAAGGGTTTCAAAAAAGCATCTAGTGAATATGGAATAAAAATTTTGGGTGGAGATACAAATGCAGGTAAGGAAATTGTGTTCAATGTAACACTTTTTGGAAATTCAAAGAATATAGTAACTCGAAAAGGTTCTAAAAAGGGAGATCTGATTTTTGTAACTGGACCGTTTGGATATACATCTGTTGGATTAGATTTGCTTCTTGGTAAAAGAAAAGAGAGTGGAAAATTTGCAGTAAAATCAATAAAATCGATGATTAATCCAAAACCAAAGCTCAAATTTGGATTAAAAAATAAAAAATATTTTTCATCATCAATGGATTCCAGTGATGGATTATCTACAACTCTAAATGAAATGTCAAAACAAAGTAAAAAGAAATTTCTAATCAACAATATACCTGCAGGTAATGATTTAGAAAATTATGCAAAATCCCATAAATTAGATTTGAATTCGTTAGTTTTTCATGGAGGAGAGGAATATGAATTTGTATTTACAGTATCGCCAAAATATAAACAAATTATTATAAAAAATGCCAGATCACTTAAAACACCGATTATACAAATTGGGCAAGTAACTTCGGGAAAAGGGGTATTTGTAAAAGCAGAAAAAGATTATGTGACTCTAAAAGATTTAGGTTGGAAACATTTTTGA
- a CDS encoding phosphomannomutase produces MKKTISGVRGIFGEDLNLKDVLEFCNNFSSLIKSQKCVIGKDTRPSGSMIKNTASAELMKNGINVYNLETVPTPVVFREARKYGAGLVVSSSHNPIEWNGMKFIIEGRGINEHELPKIIEHQENSKSKIGIEQDITSTYIEDAKKIIGDIENSPDIVIDVGGGAAKGFAPDLLRTSGCNVEVLNEDLSQCSRGPDPTSDELFELIAASMKKEIGFAFDLDGDRLVVVRNGEKQTPDVTLGLGVAKSLELGYKDFVLSIDTSVSIEKFIKEKGGSVKRSKVGEANVIEMMLKTNAQAGGEGSSGGFILPEFNYCREGILTSGLIASMLGSPKFNEILNYMKNYFQIREKTNVDSNFHDKVIEEIKNKFSKEYSEVNTQDGIKGIIDEDSWILIRKSNTEDIIRISAESNNEDKCKKITKKTLEIVKQSYDKVR; encoded by the coding sequence TTGAAGAAAACAATTTCTGGAGTGAGAGGAATATTTGGAGAAGATCTCAATCTAAAAGATGTGTTAGAATTTTGTAATAATTTTTCAAGTTTAATCAAATCACAAAAATGTGTAATTGGAAAAGACACCAGACCTTCAGGCTCTATGATAAAAAATACTGCCAGTGCAGAACTGATGAAAAATGGAATTAATGTGTATAATTTAGAAACTGTACCAACCCCCGTAGTTTTTAGAGAAGCAAGAAAGTATGGTGCAGGGTTGGTAGTTTCTTCGTCTCATAATCCAATAGAATGGAATGGAATGAAATTCATTATTGAAGGAAGAGGAATTAATGAACATGAACTCCCTAAAATAATTGAGCATCAGGAAAATTCAAAATCAAAAATTGGAATTGAACAGGACATTACATCAACATATATCGAAGACGCAAAAAAAATCATAGGAGACATTGAGAATTCTCCAGATATAGTGATAGATGTTGGCGGAGGCGCAGCAAAGGGATTTGCGCCAGATTTGCTAAGGACATCAGGATGTAATGTAGAGGTATTAAATGAAGATCTTTCACAATGTTCTAGAGGACCAGATCCTACATCAGATGAATTGTTCGAATTAATTGCAGCATCTATGAAAAAAGAAATTGGATTTGCATTTGATTTAGATGGAGATCGCTTAGTAGTAGTAAGAAATGGAGAAAAACAAACTCCAGATGTAACATTAGGATTGGGAGTCGCAAAATCTCTTGAATTGGGATACAAAGATTTTGTTTTGAGTATCGATACAAGCGTTTCAATAGAAAAATTCATCAAAGAAAAAGGGGGTTCTGTTAAAAGATCAAAAGTAGGAGAAGCGAATGTCATAGAAATGATGCTTAAAACTAATGCTCAAGCAGGAGGGGAAGGAAGCAGTGGAGGTTTTATTTTACCGGAATTCAACTATTGTAGGGAAGGAATCTTGACAAGTGGTTTAATTGCATCCATGTTAGGAAGTCCAAAATTTAATGAAATATTAAATTACATGAAAAATTATTTTCAAATTAGAGAAAAAACTAATGTGGATTCAAATTTTCATGATAAAGTAATAGAAGAGATAAAAAATAAATTTTCAAAAGAATATTCTGAAGTAAACACGCAGGATGGAATTAAAGGAATTATTGACGAAGACAGCTGGATTTTGATCAGAAAATCAAATACTGAAGACATCATAAGAATTTCTGCAGAATCAAATAATGAAGACAAATGTAAAAAAATTACAAAGAAAACATTAGAAATAGTGAAACAAAGTTATGATAAAGTTAGATGA
- a CDS encoding winged helix-turn-helix domain-containing protein yields the protein MQIVADLLTATEQSGQEGIKTTSLLTKANLSHSRLSKFLQNLTGAGLINKIEFDGKNTFVITPKGRQYLESYANFSSIAESFGLEL from the coding sequence ATGCAAATAGTTGCCGATTTACTGACAGCTACAGAACAGTCAGGACAGGAGGGTATCAAGACAACTTCGCTTCTTACAAAGGCAAATTTATCACATTCAAGATTATCCAAATTCTTGCAGAATTTAACAGGTGCAGGATTAATTAACAAAATTGAATTTGATGGAAAGAATACTTTTGTAATTACACCAAAGGGAAGACAGTATTTGGAATCATATGCAAACTTTTCAAGTATTGCAGAATCTTTTGGATTAGAACTTTAA
- a CDS encoding AIPR family protein encodes MTHNGNGLLEYIPGSHTLLIQKNSSLPLEGFAENIRGSIHEYAENSKSDVEKGNNFLQWVLTRVFEATEDDAADAIVDGANDLGIDAYLPVDFSDNTIRLFQSKYGTSHSLEAIAKFKEDAKRLFAKDVTKMRPELAQLVTKIKEKNLKIKCCYVTDQKVEYEDELIEIIDEEKIIQKLWDRIKKPAAGKKSSIKLERMLRHENTILGILKLRELTEFVNKSRDYVFESNIRQWMQFKTTVNKGLRETLQSNPSKFFFYNNGITIVVSDFTELGENLIELHAPQIVNGAQTSNSILDHAKRTKNMEGSMTVTIIKANDEQEQNNITKYRNSQNSVRGKDLVSLMDFHKSIKSQLRNCGYFYEIQAGSFDTKSKSKQCEYEGDLIYNNYLPDNHKKVIVAKDAIQSLVAGIEQRPTEAYSSPAQFLPRGSKYDDIFNDNLKDDYRLLLYPYLVKEFAKKSLKYGKQGGHKTKRYATLFFVAVYFRIIHKKILESKGDYKGDIRKLEPIFRSFKLNSRILKITDIVVTKFLEDTVVDDEIELANTKHNFFSQHVWNDTMLRVIDKKIRQEDDEITALKKLANSLF; translated from the coding sequence TTGACTCACAACGGAAATGGATTGTTAGAATACATTCCAGGTTCACATACCCTTTTAATACAAAAAAACTCTAGTCTACCTCTTGAAGGATTTGCTGAAAATATTCGAGGAAGCATTCATGAATATGCAGAAAATTCAAAAAGTGATGTAGAAAAAGGAAATAATTTTCTTCAATGGGTTCTAACAAGAGTTTTTGAAGCCACAGAAGATGATGCGGCAGATGCAATTGTGGATGGAGCAAATGATCTTGGGATAGATGCCTATCTACCTGTAGATTTTTCAGACAATACAATCAGATTATTTCAATCAAAATATGGCACATCTCATTCATTAGAAGCAATTGCAAAATTCAAAGAAGACGCAAAACGATTATTTGCAAAAGATGTAACAAAAATGAGACCTGAATTAGCCCAGCTTGTAACAAAAATTAAAGAAAAAAATCTAAAGATAAAATGCTGTTATGTCACTGATCAGAAAGTAGAATACGAAGATGAATTAATTGAGATCATAGATGAAGAAAAAATAATTCAAAAATTATGGGACAGAATAAAAAAACCAGCAGCAGGAAAAAAATCATCAATCAAATTAGAGAGAATGCTCAGACATGAAAATACAATATTAGGCATTCTAAAATTAAGAGAATTAACTGAATTTGTGAATAAAAGTAGGGATTATGTTTTTGAATCAAATATTAGACAATGGATGCAATTCAAGACTACAGTTAACAAAGGATTACGTGAGACGCTGCAAAGTAATCCAAGTAAGTTCTTTTTTTACAATAATGGAATCACTATTGTAGTTAGTGACTTTACAGAATTGGGAGAGAATTTGATTGAGCTTCATGCACCCCAAATTGTCAATGGTGCTCAAACATCAAACTCAATTCTAGATCATGCAAAGAGAACAAAAAACATGGAAGGTTCCATGACAGTTACAATAATCAAAGCAAATGATGAACAAGAACAAAACAACATTACAAAATATAGAAATTCTCAAAATTCTGTCAGAGGAAAAGATCTTGTTTCGTTGATGGATTTTCATAAATCAATCAAATCGCAGTTAAGAAACTGCGGATATTTTTATGAAATTCAAGCAGGTTCTTTCGATACCAAATCAAAATCTAAACAATGTGAATATGAAGGAGATTTAATTTATAATAATTATCTTCCAGACAATCATAAAAAAGTCATTGTTGCCAAAGATGCAATTCAATCTTTAGTTGCAGGAATTGAACAAAGACCTACAGAAGCTTATAGCTCACCAGCTCAATTTCTTCCGAGAGGGAGCAAATATGATGATATTTTTAATGACAATTTAAAAGATGATTACAGACTTTTGCTGTATCCATATCTTGTCAAAGAATTTGCAAAAAAATCATTAAAGTACGGAAAACAAGGAGGACACAAAACAAAAAGATATGCAACATTGTTTTTTGTTGCAGTTTATTTTAGAATAATTCATAAGAAAATTCTTGAATCAAAAGGAGATTATAAAGGAGATATTAGAAAGTTGGAGCCTATTTTTCGCAGTTTCAAACTAAATTCTAGAATTTTAAAAATCACAGATATAGTGGTTACTAAATTTCTTGAGGACACTGTCGTAGATGATGAAATTGAATTAGCCAACACTAAACACAATTTCTTTTCTCAACATGTCTGGAATGATACGATGCTACGCGTTATTGATAAAAAAATTAGACAAGAAGATGATGAAATCACAGCATTAAAAAAACTAGCAAATAGTTTATTTTAA
- a CDS encoding cupredoxin domain-containing protein: MIKKITILSVIGVALIAILASSLSNNSDDENQETSDVILKGDIIMPTKVSRPGCEVKDICYIPSKIFIEKGKQVTWINEDSAFHSVTSGFYNEPTELFDSGYLDPFESFSLTFDNEGTYDYFCTLHPWMKGQVIVE, translated from the coding sequence ATGATAAAAAAAATAACTATTTTGAGCGTAATTGGAGTAGCATTAATTGCAATTCTTGCATCCTCTCTTTCAAACAATTCTGATGATGAAAATCAAGAAACGTCTGATGTGATTTTAAAAGGTGATATTATTATGCCTACAAAAGTTTCACGTCCAGGATGTGAGGTAAAAGACATTTGCTATATTCCCTCTAAAATTTTCATTGAAAAAGGCAAACAGGTAACATGGATAAATGAGGATTCAGCATTTCATAGTGTAACTTCTGGTTTTTACAATGAACCTACTGAACTTTTTGATAGTGGATATTTAGATCCATTTGAATCCTTTTCTCTTACTTTTGATAATGAGGGAACATATGATTATTTTTGTACTCTTCATCCTTGGATGAAGGGACAAGTAATAGTAGAATGA
- a CDS encoding histone family protein, giving the protein MRSSELGLSAMYRILKKAGAERVSDESADELRRAIEEIADSIAKSAVDMASHAGRKTVKGEDVKLASKPFNKF; this is encoded by the coding sequence ATGAGATCATCAGAACTTGGATTATCTGCAATGTATAGAATTTTGAAAAAAGCTGGAGCTGAAAGAGTAAGTGATGAATCAGCAGATGAATTAAGAAGGGCTATTGAAGAGATTGCAGACAGTATTGCAAAAAGTGCCGTAGATATGGCTTCTCATGCAGGTAGAAAAACGGTAAAAGGTGAAGATGTGAAGTTGGCTTCAAAGCCATTTAACAAATTCTAA
- a CDS encoding TatD family hydrolase: MTWYIDSHIHLSDSTYASDIGFILEEMKYLKIKACCVSTNVENSLQTLKLAQKSNLVLPFIGIHPECANDDLEKMINLIENNFTHISGIGEIGLDPTYVHSPEEEKKQKHVFETLLSIAEKFNKPVSIHSRKSLDDVFEIMTSFSTKHALLHWFDGSKKQLTKAMDMGFFVSYGPVMVYANDKQTLVSVTDESKILVETDGPVKFSRCFEMKSGQVTFIPSVIFCASKILGKTFDEMSFLLEKNSNSFLGI, from the coding sequence ATGACATGGTATATTGATTCTCACATACACTTGTCTGATTCAACATATGCATCAGATATTGGATTTATTTTAGAGGAAATGAAATATCTAAAAATCAAAGCATGTTGTGTTTCAACGAATGTTGAAAATTCTTTACAAACTTTAAAGTTAGCACAAAAAAGTAATCTTGTTTTACCTTTTATTGGAATTCATCCTGAATGTGCGAATGATGATCTTGAAAAAATGATCAATTTGATAGAAAATAACTTTACTCATATTTCTGGAATTGGAGAAATTGGCTTAGATCCTACTTACGTGCATAGTCCTGAAGAAGAAAAAAAACAAAAACATGTTTTTGAAACTTTATTGTCAATTGCAGAAAAATTTAACAAGCCAGTCTCTATTCATTCAAGAAAAAGTCTTGACGATGTTTTTGAAATAATGACATCCTTTAGCACTAAACATGCATTACTTCATTGGTTTGATGGCAGTAAAAAACAACTCACAAAAGCAATGGATATGGGATTTTTTGTATCTTATGGACCAGTCATGGTTTATGCAAATGATAAACAAACTTTAGTATCTGTCACAGATGAATCAAAAATTCTTGTTGAAACAGATGGTCCAGTAAAATTCTCTAGGTGTTTTGAAATGAAATCTGGACAAGTAACTTTCATACCTAGTGTGATATTTTGTGCCTCAAAAATTCTAGGAAAAACGTTTGATGAAATGTCATTTTTATTGGAAAAAAATTCAAATTCATTCCTTGGAATATAG
- the cgi121 gene encoding KEOPS complex subunit Cgi121, with translation MIAVKLVGGAKKSFLKEILEIDKSDISIQELLELLLELKPVDSPKLDIENILIAINGVDSSAMNGKSTIIKNNDLVSIIPVIHGGTSKKITFEILSKQIQIIEIKGKSTIGVKFIDDLRKKYPKILFQAVSSNFIMNVYHLKKILSLSLESKKNNILLSNKLETDILMRFALTTQISDAIMTAGIKPRTNFILIAIGNKKFLNLLFDDLSTLSVNLFSKKNDSFLKKHFKITQKQIDSAYSKNPLEDILVEKAAVLL, from the coding sequence ATGATTGCCGTAAAACTAGTTGGAGGTGCTAAAAAGTCTTTTTTGAAAGAAATTTTGGAAATTGACAAATCTGATATCTCTATTCAAGAATTATTAGAATTATTATTAGAATTAAAGCCTGTTGACTCACCAAAATTGGATATAGAAAATATTCTAATTGCAATCAATGGTGTAGATTCTTCAGCTATGAATGGAAAATCTACAATAATAAAAAATAATGATCTTGTGAGTATTATTCCAGTAATTCATGGAGGAACATCAAAAAAAATCACCTTTGAAATATTGTCAAAACAAATCCAAATAATTGAAATCAAAGGTAAATCAACAATTGGTGTAAAATTTATTGATGATTTAAGAAAAAAATATCCCAAAATTCTATTTCAGGCTGTATCAAGTAATTTCATAATGAATGTATATCATTTAAAAAAAATCTTATCCTTATCTCTTGAATCTAAAAAAAATAATATTTTACTTTCAAATAAGCTTGAAACAGATATCCTGATGCGATTTGCATTGACTACCCAAATATCTGATGCAATAATGACTGCAGGAATAAAACCCCGAACTAATTTTATTCTAATTGCTATTGGGAATAAAAAATTTTTAAATTTATTGTTTGATGATTTGTCTACACTATCGGTGAATTTATTTTCCAAAAAAAATGACTCTTTTCTCAAAAAACACTTTAAAATTACACAAAAACAAATCGATTCTGCATACTCAAAAAATCCTTTAGAAGATATTTTGGTTGAAAAAGCCGCAGTCTTACTCTGA
- a CDS encoding THUMP domain-containing protein, with protein MNLIITCARHLETETEDELRDILEEYGDSDAKISITNMSGILTAETNLNPVEVVGKMKEMLLDEPWSIRYCLRVIPIQRIVETKIEEIEKIISEDSKQILDGETYRISIEKRNSDISSQEIISKIANKIKNKVSLEFPDKIILIEILGNKTGISILKKSDILSVEKTKRSISE; from the coding sequence ATGAATTTGATAATTACTTGTGCCAGACATCTGGAAACAGAAACTGAGGATGAATTAAGAGACATTTTAGAAGAATATGGAGATTCTGATGCAAAAATCTCAATCACAAATATGTCAGGTATTTTGACTGCTGAAACGAATCTAAATCCTGTAGAGGTGGTAGGAAAAATGAAAGAAATGCTACTTGATGAGCCATGGAGTATAAGATATTGCCTAAGAGTAATTCCGATTCAAAGAATTGTTGAAACAAAAATTGAAGAAATTGAAAAAATTATCTCCGAAGATTCAAAACAGATTTTGGATGGAGAAACATATAGAATTTCAATAGAAAAAAGAAATTCAGACATATCCAGTCAAGAAATTATTTCAAAAATTGCAAATAAAATAAAAAATAAGGTATCACTTGAATTTCCCGATAAAATTATTTTAATTGAGATTTTGGGAAATAAAACAGGAATTTCTATTCTGAAAAAATCAGACATACTAAGTGTAGAAAAGACAAAGCGCAGTATATCAGAGTAA
- a CDS encoding L-threonylcarbamoyladenylate synthase, with amino-acid sequence MKVKCDQDGIKRAVEIINRGGIIVYPTDTVYGIGCDPYNGEAVKKIYDIKSRNISKSLPVLTYSINTAKKIVFLDEFTEKIVEKFWPGPLTIVSKLIDEDLKKTLSLNDKIAIRVPKHDCILKILKECKFLVGTSANISGHPSFTNPDECFRSIENYDIFVDGGTITSKAESTIIEIENEKIKIIREGSLSKEDILEV; translated from the coding sequence ATGAAAGTGAAATGTGATCAAGATGGAATAAAGAGAGCAGTGGAGATTATCAATAGAGGAGGGATCATAGTTTACCCAACCGATACAGTATATGGTATAGGATGTGATCCATATAATGGTGAAGCTGTAAAAAAAATTTATGATATTAAATCTAGAAATATCTCCAAATCATTACCAGTTTTAACATATTCAATTAATACTGCAAAAAAAATTGTATTTTTAGATGAATTCACAGAAAAAATTGTAGAAAAGTTTTGGCCAGGTCCCCTTACGATAGTTTCAAAATTAATTGATGAAGATTTAAAAAAAACATTAAGTTTGAATGATAAAATAGCTATAAGAGTTCCCAAACATGATTGTATATTAAAAATTTTGAAGGAATGTAAATTTTTAGTAGGAACTAGTGCAAATATTTCTGGTCATCCATCATTTACCAATCCAGATGAATGTTTTAGAAGTATAGAAAACTATGATATCTTTGTTGACGGAGGAACAATTACAAGTAAAGCAGAATCAACTATAATTGAAATAGAAAATGAAAAAATCAAAATTATTCGAGAAGGTTCGTTAAGTAAAGAGGATATTTTAGAAGTATGA
- a CDS encoding winged helix-turn-helix domain-containing protein: protein MAEYRTHMKIIGDILSTTRDDLQDEDGATVTYLIRKANISHSRISRILKTLVSQGLLEQIDSQGSNKYRISQTGREFLQAYNTFTNFADNFGLNI from the coding sequence ATGGCAGAATATAGAACACATATGAAAATCATTGGAGATATTCTATCAACGACTAGAGATGATCTACAAGACGAGGATGGAGCAACAGTAACATACCTAATTAGAAAAGCAAATATTTCTCATTCAAGAATTTCTAGAATTCTAAAAACATTAGTGTCTCAAGGACTTTTGGAACAAATTGATTCTCAAGGTTCAAACAAATATAGAATTAGTCAAACAGGCAGAGAATTCCTTCAAGCATATAACACATTTACAAATTTTGCAGACAATTTTGGATTAAATATTTAG